In Archaeoglobus profundus DSM 5631, the sequence GTTAGATAAATGGAAACCAATGCTATGAAGAGGGAACTTGTAAAAGAGGCGCTGACAACTGTAAGAAATAGCTTCAAATTATCTAAGCCAAGCAATCTCCCGATAATGCTTGCGGTGGAGCTTCCAGTTCCCTGAAATGGTATGAAAACGAATATGAAGAGACCTAAATAAGTGCTCCTCGCCAAATCGTATTCCTCTACGAACTTCCTAGCTTTCTCTTCGAGTTTGAAAATGAGTTTACCAATCTTTGGAATCATTAGAACTATGTCAAAGTTCCAGATGATGAAGAAGGCTGTGAATGCATCAGTTGCTGTTATGAGCAGTATAGTTATTACGACTGCAAACGCTCCGTAATCTTTCAGGTATGATATCATCAGAGGTATTATGCTCTCCTTACCGGCTGGCGGTATGAAGTATGCAATCAGAAATCCCGCCAAGTAGTAACCAAATACGTTGAGAACTGAGTACACCAGAGAAGCATACAGTAGAGGTGGCAAAATCAGACAAGCCAATTTCTTGAGTATCCTTTTAAGTTTCAATCCCATCCCTCCAGACGTAGA encodes:
- a CDS encoding small multi-drug export protein, with product MKGSTSGGMGLKLKRILKKLACLILPPLLYASLVYSVLNVFGYYLAGFLIAYFIPPAGKESIIPLMISYLKDYGAFAVVITILLITATDAFTAFFIIWNFDIVLMIPKIGKLIFKLEEKARKFVEEYDLARSTYLGLFIFVFIPFQGTGSSTASIIGRLLGLDNLKLFLTVVSASFTSSLFIALVSIYLTSYFRDCSVLVIIGFILILGVVARSIRKYRVYQRVLHEAQRRVREGVEGVGNRLHINRDKKDNRK